Proteins encoded by one window of Burkholderia plantarii:
- a CDS encoding ATP-binding cassette domain-containing protein codes for MIRFNQFSLARGTKPLFEGATFALNPGEKAGLVGANGAGKSTLFSVLRDELHADAGDFSIPPSWQIAHVSQETPAVDRSALDYTLDGDAQLRAIEARIAAAAAAHDGAAEAEAHAAFADADGYTAPARAEALLLGLGFTLAQTREQVANFSGGWRMRLNLAQALMCRSDLLLLDEPTNHLDLDAIVWLEDWLHRYAGTLIVISHDREFLDAICNVTLHLENRQVKRYGGNYSQFEVLRAQQLALQQSAYEKQQKTIEHLQSFINRFKAKASKAKQAQSRVKALERMERIAPSHAASAFTFEFRTPDSAPNPMLVMEDVVCGYRDDAGQALPIVERVALSIQNGQRIGLLGANGQGKSTLIKTLAGTLEPLAGDVRGGKGLTIGYFAQHQLETLRPDDSPLAHLARLAPDTREQELRDFLGGFNFSGDMASAPIAPFSGGEKARLALALIIWRKPNLLLLDEPTNHLDLETRDALTMALAQFDGTLIVVSHDRHLLRATTDQFMLVANHRLQPFDGDLDDYRDWLLQHAAEQRAAARGEAGDGGTGAGAAANRKDLKRQEAQERQRLSQLKKPLQTKLTKLEKEMETLNAEKARLDAFVADAGSYAAEKKTELTEAIRRLGEVTSRLETLELDWLDLQEQLEQIG; via the coding sequence GTGATCCGTTTCAATCAGTTCAGCCTCGCCCGCGGTACCAAGCCGCTGTTCGAGGGCGCCACGTTCGCGCTCAACCCCGGCGAGAAGGCCGGCCTCGTCGGCGCGAACGGCGCGGGCAAGTCGACCTTGTTCTCGGTGCTGCGCGACGAGCTGCACGCCGACGCCGGCGACTTCTCGATCCCGCCGTCGTGGCAGATCGCGCACGTCTCGCAGGAGACGCCCGCCGTCGATCGCAGCGCGCTCGACTACACGCTCGACGGCGACGCCCAGTTGCGCGCCATCGAGGCCCGCATCGCCGCGGCCGCCGCCGCCCACGACGGCGCCGCCGAGGCCGAGGCCCACGCCGCGTTCGCCGACGCCGACGGCTACACCGCGCCCGCGCGCGCCGAGGCGCTGCTGCTCGGGCTCGGCTTCACGCTCGCGCAGACGCGCGAGCAGGTCGCGAACTTCTCGGGCGGCTGGCGCATGCGCCTGAACCTCGCGCAGGCGCTGATGTGCCGCTCCGACCTGCTGCTGCTCGACGAACCGACCAACCACCTGGATCTCGACGCGATCGTCTGGCTGGAAGACTGGCTGCACCGCTACGCCGGCACGCTGATCGTGATCTCGCACGACCGCGAGTTCCTGGACGCGATCTGCAACGTCACGCTGCATCTGGAGAACCGCCAGGTGAAGCGCTACGGCGGCAACTACTCGCAGTTCGAGGTGCTGCGCGCGCAGCAGCTGGCACTGCAGCAGAGCGCCTACGAGAAGCAGCAGAAAACCATCGAGCACCTGCAGAGCTTCATCAACCGCTTCAAGGCCAAGGCCTCGAAGGCCAAGCAGGCGCAGAGCCGCGTCAAGGCGCTCGAGCGGATGGAGCGGATCGCGCCGTCGCACGCGGCCTCGGCGTTCACGTTCGAGTTCCGCACGCCCGATTCGGCGCCGAACCCGATGCTGGTGATGGAAGACGTGGTGTGCGGCTATCGCGACGACGCCGGCCAGGCGCTGCCGATCGTCGAACGCGTGGCGCTGTCGATCCAGAACGGCCAGCGCATCGGCCTGCTCGGCGCGAACGGCCAGGGCAAGTCGACGCTGATCAAGACGCTGGCCGGCACGCTCGAGCCGCTGGCGGGCGACGTGCGCGGCGGCAAGGGCCTGACGATCGGCTATTTCGCGCAGCATCAGCTTGAAACGCTGCGGCCCGACGATTCGCCGCTCGCGCATCTGGCGCGGCTCGCGCCCGACACGCGCGAGCAGGAACTGCGCGACTTCCTTGGCGGCTTCAATTTCTCGGGCGACATGGCGTCCGCGCCGATCGCACCGTTCTCGGGCGGCGAGAAGGCGCGCCTCGCGCTGGCGCTGATCATCTGGCGCAAGCCGAACCTGCTGCTGCTCGACGAGCCGACCAACCACCTCGACCTCGAGACGCGCGACGCACTGACCATGGCGCTCGCGCAGTTCGACGGCACGCTGATCGTCGTCTCGCACGACCGGCACCTGCTGCGCGCCACCACCGACCAGTTCATGCTGGTCGCGAACCACCGGCTGCAGCCGTTCGACGGCGACCTCGACGACTACCGCGACTGGCTGCTCCAGCACGCGGCCGAGCAGCGCGCCGCGGCGCGCGGCGAGGCCGGCGACGGCGGCACGGGCGCCGGCGCGGCGGCCAACCGCAAGGATCTGAAGCGGCAGGAAGCGCAGGAGCGGCAACGCCTGTCGCAGCTCAAGAAGCCGCTGCAGACGAAGCTGACGAAGCTCGAAAAGGAGATGGAGACGCTCAACGCCGAGAAGGCTCGGCTCGACGCGTTCGTCGCCGACGCCGGCAGCTACGCGGCCGAGAAAAAGACCGAACTGACCGAGGCGATCCGCCGGCTCGGCGAGGTGACGAGCCGGCTCGAGACGCTCGAACTCGATTGGCTCGATCTTCAGGAACAGCTGGAACAGATCGGCTGA
- the radA gene encoding DNA repair protein RadA yields MAKQKTVYVCTECGGQSPKWQGQCPSCHAWNTLVESAAETPSTHRFQALAKSAPVQRLADIDAADVPRFTTGIGEFDRVLGGGLVAGGVVLIGGDPGIGKSTLLLQSLAQLASERRALYISGEESAAQIALRAQRLALLDHGGDAADLKLLAEIQLEKIQATIDAERPDVAVIDSIQTVYSDALSSAPGSVAQVRECAAQLTRIAKQSGTAIIMVGHVTKEGALAGPRVLEHIVDTVLYFEGDTHSSYRLVRAIKNRFGAVNELGVFAMTERGLRGVANPSALFLSQHEEVVPGSCVLVTQEGSRPLLVEVQALVDTANVPNPRRLAVGLEQNRLAMLLAVLHRHAGIACFDQDVFLNAVGGVKITEPAADLAVLLAIHSSMRNKALPKGLVVFGEVGLAGEIRPSPRGQERLREAAKLGFTTALIPKANAPKQPIEGLTVMAVERIEQAIDRVRGLE; encoded by the coding sequence GTGGCAAAACAGAAAACGGTTTACGTCTGTACCGAATGCGGCGGCCAGTCGCCGAAATGGCAGGGCCAGTGCCCGTCCTGCCATGCCTGGAACACGCTGGTCGAATCGGCCGCCGAAACACCGTCCACGCACCGCTTCCAGGCGCTCGCCAAGAGCGCGCCGGTGCAGCGCCTGGCCGACATCGACGCGGCCGACGTGCCGCGCTTCACGACCGGCATCGGCGAATTCGACCGCGTGCTCGGCGGCGGACTGGTGGCGGGCGGCGTGGTGCTGATCGGCGGCGATCCCGGCATCGGCAAGTCCACGCTGCTGCTGCAGTCGCTCGCGCAGCTCGCGAGCGAGCGGCGCGCGCTCTATATCAGCGGCGAGGAATCGGCCGCGCAGATCGCGCTGCGCGCGCAGCGGCTCGCGCTGCTCGACCACGGCGGCGACGCGGCCGACCTCAAGCTGCTGGCCGAGATCCAGCTCGAGAAGATCCAGGCCACGATCGACGCGGAGCGCCCCGACGTGGCCGTGATCGATTCGATCCAGACGGTCTATTCGGATGCGCTGTCGTCGGCGCCGGGCTCGGTCGCGCAGGTGCGCGAATGCGCGGCGCAGCTCACGCGCATCGCCAAGCAGTCGGGCACCGCGATCATCATGGTCGGCCACGTCACGAAGGAGGGCGCGCTGGCCGGTCCGCGCGTGCTCGAGCACATCGTCGACACGGTGCTCTACTTCGAGGGCGACACGCATTCGTCGTACCGGCTGGTGCGCGCGATCAAGAACCGCTTCGGCGCGGTCAACGAACTCGGCGTGTTCGCGATGACCGAACGCGGGCTGCGCGGCGTGGCGAACCCGTCGGCGCTGTTCCTCTCGCAGCACGAGGAGGTGGTGCCGGGCTCCTGCGTGCTGGTCACGCAGGAGGGCTCGCGGCCGCTGCTGGTGGAGGTGCAGGCGCTCGTCGACACCGCCAACGTGCCGAATCCGCGCCGCCTCGCGGTGGGGCTCGAGCAGAACCGGCTGGCCATGCTGCTGGCCGTGCTGCACCGCCACGCGGGCATCGCCTGCTTCGACCAGGACGTGTTCCTGAACGCGGTGGGCGGCGTCAAGATCACCGAGCCGGCGGCCGATCTGGCCGTGCTGCTGGCGATTCATTCGTCGATGCGTAACAAAGCGTTGCCGAAGGGCCTGGTCGTGTTCGGCGAAGTCGGGCTGGCCGGTGAGATCCGGCCGTCGCCGCGCGGCCAGGAGCGCCTGCGCGAGGCCGCCAAGCTGGGCTTCACGACGGCCCTGATTCCCAAGGCCAATGCGCCCAAGCAGCCGATCGAGGGGCTCACCGTGATGGCCGTGGAGCGCATCGAGCAGGCCATCGACCGCGTGCGCGGCCTTGAATGA
- a CDS encoding uracil-DNA glycosylase, whose product MSWLDSALDEMGLGPLWVRRGAAAGAPAAEGGVALADHDAHAAAGPVSGAALAHTADAVGQRPMPDAGMARPVAPAGRGVAEAPVPPAGMVAREASPPRGAPANAGTRAASVDAVVETDPAPVQAAREPAAGRAGAPASAAREHEARPDTAAPVDAANDMPPDDDPSWFDLVPVSDAGHEFEPMEPVVARSPVAGLGWDELEARVAGCQRCRLCEKRTQTVFGVGDREADWMLIGEAPGENEDKQGEPFVGQAGKLLDSMLHALSLKRGENVYIANVIKCRPPGNRNPEPDEVARCEPYLQRQVELVKPKLIVAMGRFAAQTLLKSTGSIASMRGRIHHYEGVPVVVSYHPAYLLRSLPDKAKAWADLCLARDTFGGKGNPAGDA is encoded by the coding sequence ATGAGCTGGCTTGACTCGGCACTCGATGAAATGGGCCTGGGGCCGCTTTGGGTGCGGCGTGGCGCTGCCGCCGGCGCGCCGGCGGCCGAGGGCGGGGTGGCGCTGGCCGACCACGACGCGCATGCCGCGGCCGGCCCGGTGTCGGGCGCCGCGCTCGCGCACACGGCGGACGCCGTCGGGCAGCGGCCGATGCCGGATGCCGGCATGGCGCGGCCGGTCGCGCCGGCAGGTCGCGGCGTGGCCGAGGCGCCGGTGCCGCCGGCCGGCATGGTGGCGCGTGAGGCCTCGCCGCCGCGCGGCGCGCCGGCGAACGCCGGGACGCGTGCCGCCTCAGTCGACGCAGTGGTCGAGACGGATCCCGCGCCGGTGCAAGCTGCACGCGAACCGGCTGCCGGGCGCGCCGGCGCACCGGCGTCGGCCGCACGCGAGCATGAGGCCCGCCCCGACACGGCCGCTCCCGTCGACGCGGCGAACGACATGCCGCCCGACGACGATCCGTCGTGGTTCGACCTGGTGCCCGTGTCCGATGCCGGCCACGAGTTCGAGCCGATGGAGCCGGTCGTCGCGCGCTCGCCCGTGGCCGGGCTCGGCTGGGACGAACTGGAGGCGCGCGTCGCCGGATGCCAGCGCTGCCGGCTTTGCGAGAAGCGCACCCAGACCGTGTTCGGCGTCGGGGACCGCGAGGCCGACTGGATGCTGATCGGCGAGGCGCCCGGCGAGAACGAGGACAAGCAGGGCGAGCCGTTCGTCGGCCAGGCCGGCAAGCTGCTCGACAGCATGCTGCATGCGCTGTCGCTCAAGCGCGGCGAGAACGTCTACATCGCGAACGTGATCAAGTGCCGCCCACCCGGCAACCGCAATCCCGAGCCCGACGAAGTGGCGCGCTGCGAGCCCTACCTGCAGCGTCAGGTCGAGCTCGTGAAGCCGAAGCTGATCGTCGCGATGGGCCGCTTCGCCGCGCAGACGCTGCTGAAGTCCACCGGGAGCATCGCCTCGATGCGCGGCCGCATCCATCATTACGAAGGCGTGCCGGTGGTGGTGTCCTACCATCCGGCCTACCTGCTGCGCAGCCTGCCCGACAAGGCGAAGGCGTGGGCCGATCTGTGCCTCGCGCGCGATACCTTCGGCGGCAAGGGGAACCCGGCGGGCGACGCATGA
- the lplT gene encoding lysophospholipid transporter LplT: MKKGFYSIMAAQFFSSLADSALLIAAIALLKDLHAPNWMIPLLKLFFVLSYVVLAAFVGAFADSRPKGRVMFITNSIKVVGCLIMLLGAHPLIAYGIVGFGAAAYSPAKYGILTELLPPDRLVAANGWIEGTTVGSIILGTVLGGALISPHLASHVIKYTPPWVNTPAEAAMLVIMAIYVVAALFNLRIPDTGARYPRQQHGVLRLVTDFADCFVVLWRDKLGQISLAVTTLFWGAGATLQFIVLKWAEVSLGMSLSEGAILQAVVALGVAGGAMAAASKIPLKKSLKVLPVGIMMGIAVMLMAFYTRDLLPAKWVLHVWHIRIPCYLVVAYVFLMIVGALSGFFVVPMNALLQHRGHVLLSAGHSIAVQNFNENLSVLVMLCLYAMLVWLDVPVGIVIVLFGTFVCLTMWLVMRRHLANQRQFDSVALIGETRH; the protein is encoded by the coding sequence ATGAAAAAAGGTTTTTACTCCATCATGGCCGCGCAGTTTTTCTCTTCGCTGGCCGACAGTGCGCTTCTCATCGCCGCCATCGCCCTGCTGAAAGATCTGCATGCGCCGAACTGGATGATTCCGCTGCTCAAGCTGTTCTTCGTCCTGTCCTACGTCGTCCTGGCCGCTTTCGTGGGCGCCTTCGCCGATTCGCGTCCGAAGGGGCGGGTGATGTTCATCACCAACTCGATCAAGGTGGTCGGCTGCCTGATCATGCTGCTCGGCGCGCATCCGCTGATCGCCTACGGCATCGTCGGCTTCGGCGCGGCCGCCTATTCGCCGGCCAAGTACGGGATCCTCACCGAGCTGCTGCCGCCCGACCGGCTGGTGGCCGCCAACGGCTGGATCGAGGGCACCACGGTCGGCTCGATCATCCTCGGCACGGTGCTCGGCGGCGCGCTGATCAGCCCGCACCTCGCCTCGCACGTCATCAAGTACACCCCGCCCTGGGTCAACACGCCGGCCGAAGCCGCGATGCTGGTGATCATGGCGATCTACGTGGTGGCGGCGCTGTTCAACCTGCGCATCCCCGATACCGGCGCGCGCTATCCGCGCCAGCAGCACGGCGTGCTGCGCCTCGTCACCGATTTCGCCGACTGTTTCGTGGTGCTGTGGCGCGACAAGCTCGGCCAGATCTCGCTGGCGGTCACCACGCTGTTCTGGGGCGCCGGCGCGACGCTGCAGTTCATCGTGCTGAAGTGGGCCGAGGTCTCGCTCGGCATGTCGCTGTCCGAGGGCGCGATCCTGCAGGCGGTGGTGGCGCTCGGCGTGGCCGGCGGCGCGATGGCCGCGGCCAGCAAGATCCCGCTCAAGAAATCGCTGAAGGTGCTGCCGGTCGGCATCATGATGGGCATCGCCGTGATGCTGATGGCGTTCTATACGCGCGACCTGCTGCCGGCCAAATGGGTGCTGCACGTCTGGCACATCCGGATCCCCTGCTACCTGGTGGTCGCCTACGTGTTCCTGATGATCGTCGGCGCGCTGTCCGGCTTCTTCGTGGTGCCGATGAACGCGCTGCTGCAGCACCGCGGCCACGTGCTGCTGTCGGCCGGCCACTCGATCGCCGTGCAGAACTTCAACGAGAACCTGTCGGTGCTCGTGATGCTGTGTCTCTACGCGATGCTGGTCTGGCTCGACGTGCCGGTCGGCATCGTGATCGTGCTGTTCGGCACCTTCGTGTGCCTGACGATGTGGCTCGTGATGCGCCGCCACCTCGCCAACCAGCGGCAATTCGATTCCGTCGCGCTGATCGGCGAAACCCGCCACTGA
- a CDS encoding DUF2866 domain-containing protein has product MKQSRQAVGQHLYNLRGCRVSEPIRPPFGRGCRIVEWVDDEGRIARRVVAEHVTEAEVVATIRRPLDGRRYLMHDDEQMPRETLPRR; this is encoded by the coding sequence TTGAAACAGTCACGGCAAGCTGTCGGTCAGCATCTCTACAACCTGCGCGGCTGCCGCGTGTCGGAGCCGATCCGGCCGCCGTTCGGCCGGGGCTGCCGGATCGTGGAGTGGGTCGATGACGAAGGGCGGATCGCGCGACGCGTGGTGGCGGAGCACGTGACCGAGGCCGAGGTGGTGGCGACGATACGCCGGCCGCTCGACGGGCGCCGCTACCTGATGCACGACGACGAGCAGATGCCGCGCGAAACGCTGCCGCGCCGCTGA
- the rimI gene encoding ribosomal protein S18-alanine N-acetyltransferase codes for MSGVLMTDRYLAPMTDADLDEVVAIEKVAYEFPWSRGNFEDSLRNGYFGVCMRHVTGTLIGYCVLMPVVDEMHLLNLCVAPAAQRAGCGLALLREAVRLTRVERLVGVLLEVRPSNPRAIELYERFGFEIIGRRKNYYPAKHRMREDAIVMRLSLNSQGGAHELA; via the coding sequence ATGAGCGGCGTGCTGATGACCGACCGTTATCTCGCGCCGATGACCGACGCCGACCTCGACGAGGTGGTCGCGATCGAGAAGGTCGCCTACGAATTTCCGTGGTCGCGCGGCAACTTCGAGGATTCGCTGCGCAACGGCTATTTCGGCGTCTGCATGCGGCACGTGACGGGGACGCTGATCGGCTACTGCGTGCTGATGCCGGTGGTCGACGAGATGCATCTGCTGAACCTGTGCGTGGCGCCCGCCGCGCAGCGCGCCGGCTGCGGGCTCGCGCTGCTGCGCGAGGCGGTGCGACTCACGCGGGTCGAGCGGCTGGTGGGCGTGCTGCTCGAGGTGCGGCCTTCGAACCCGCGCGCGATCGAGCTGTACGAGCGCTTCGGCTTCGAGATCATTGGCCGCCGCAAGAACTACTACCCGGCGAAGCATCGGATGCGCGAGGACGCGATCGTGATGCGGCTGTCGCTGAATTCGCAAGGAGGCGCGCATGAGCTGGCTTGA
- a CDS encoding acyl-CoA-binding protein, which yields MSDITAQFNQAQEDVKQLSERPGNLTLLRLYALFKQGTEGDAHGDKPGFADIVGKYKYDAWAALKGTPQETAQQQYVELVESLKNGTAS from the coding sequence ATGAGCGACATCACCGCCCAGTTCAACCAAGCGCAGGAAGACGTCAAGCAACTGTCCGAGCGCCCGGGCAACCTGACGCTGCTGCGCCTCTACGCGCTCTTCAAGCAGGGCACCGAAGGCGACGCGCACGGCGACAAGCCCGGCTTCGCCGACATCGTCGGCAAGTACAAGTACGACGCCTGGGCGGCCCTCAAGGGCACCCCGCAGGAAACCGCGCAGCAGCAGTACGTCGAACTGGTCGAATCGCTGAAGAACGGCACCGCGTCCTGA
- the alr gene encoding alanine racemase codes for MPRPISATIHTAALVNNLAAARRFAPRSKVWAVVKANAYGHGLARAFPGLRGTDGFGLLDVDEAVRLRELGWAGPILLLEGFFRSTDVDVIDRYSLTTAVHNDDQLRMLETARLSKPVNILLKMNSGMNRLGYSVDKYRAAWERARTCPGIGQITLMTHFADADGERGVAAQMAAFERGAEGIAGARSLANSAAVMWHAETHHDWVRPGILLYGASPSGRAADIADAGLQPAMTLASELIAVQSIKPGDAVGYGGAFVATQAMRIGVVACGYADGYPRIAPEGTPVLVDGVRTRIVGRVSMDMITVDLTPVPQAGIGARVELWGRTLPVDDVAAHCATVGYELMCAVAPRVPVRAE; via the coding sequence ATGCCGCGCCCGATTTCCGCCACGATTCACACCGCCGCACTCGTTAACAATCTTGCGGCCGCCCGCCGTTTCGCCCCCCGATCGAAGGTCTGGGCGGTCGTCAAGGCCAACGCATACGGGCACGGCCTCGCACGCGCGTTCCCCGGGCTGCGCGGCACCGACGGCTTCGGCCTGCTCGACGTGGACGAGGCGGTGCGCCTGCGCGAACTGGGCTGGGCTGGGCCGATCCTGCTGCTCGAGGGCTTCTTCCGCTCGACCGACGTGGACGTGATCGACCGCTACAGCCTCACCACCGCGGTGCATAACGACGACCAGCTGCGGATGCTCGAGACGGCGCGCCTGTCGAAGCCGGTCAACATCCTCCTGAAGATGAACAGCGGCATGAACCGGCTCGGCTATTCGGTCGACAAGTACCGCGCGGCCTGGGAGCGCGCGCGGACCTGTCCCGGGATCGGCCAGATCACGCTGATGACGCATTTCGCCGATGCCGACGGCGAGCGCGGCGTGGCCGCGCAGATGGCCGCGTTCGAGCGCGGCGCCGAAGGCATCGCCGGCGCGCGCAGCCTGGCGAACTCGGCCGCCGTGATGTGGCACGCCGAAACCCACCACGACTGGGTGCGCCCCGGCATCCTGCTGTACGGCGCGTCGCCCTCGGGGCGCGCGGCCGACATCGCCGACGCGGGCCTGCAGCCGGCCATGACGCTCGCCTCCGAGCTGATCGCGGTGCAGTCGATCAAGCCGGGCGACGCGGTCGGCTACGGCGGCGCGTTCGTCGCCACGCAGGCGATGCGGATCGGCGTGGTGGCCTGCGGCTACGCCGACGGCTATCCGCGGATCGCGCCGGAAGGCACGCCGGTGCTGGTCGACGGCGTGCGCACGCGGATCGTCGGACGCGTCTCGATGGACATGATCACGGTCGACCTGACGCCGGTGCCGCAGGCCGGGATCGGCGCGCGCGTCGAGCTCTGGGGCCGCACGCTGCCGGTCGACGACGTGGCCGCGCACTGCGCGACGGTGGGCTACGAGCTGATGTGCGCGGTCGCCCCGCGCGTGCCGGTTCGCGCGGAATAA
- the thiD gene encoding bifunctional hydroxymethylpyrimidine kinase/phosphomethylpyrimidine kinase codes for MTRSIPNALTIAGSDSGGGAGIQADLKAFSALGAYGASVITALTAQNTRGVTAVHAPEAGFVRAQLDAVFDDIRIDAVKIGMLANASIVDAVAAALERYAPPFVVLDTVMISKSRHALLAPDAVAALRDTLLPRADLVTPNLPEAAALLGCDEAANEAEMVEQGRALVARGARAVLMKGGHLAGAADCPDWLIRADGELRIGGERIAVTHTHGTGCTLSAAIAALRPQRADLATAVADAKRYLAEAIAASTRLEVGHGIGPVHHFHRWW; via the coding sequence ATGACCCGATCCATTCCCAATGCGCTGACCATCGCCGGCTCCGACTCGGGCGGCGGCGCCGGCATCCAGGCCGACCTGAAGGCCTTCTCCGCGCTCGGCGCCTACGGCGCGAGCGTGATCACCGCGCTGACCGCGCAGAACACGCGCGGCGTCACGGCCGTGCATGCGCCCGAGGCCGGTTTCGTGCGCGCCCAGCTCGACGCCGTGTTCGACGACATCCGGATCGACGCCGTGAAGATCGGCATGCTGGCCAACGCCTCGATCGTCGACGCGGTGGCGGCGGCGCTCGAGCGGTACGCGCCGCCGTTCGTCGTGCTCGACACGGTGATGATTTCGAAAAGCCGGCACGCGCTGCTCGCGCCCGACGCGGTGGCCGCGCTGCGCGACACGCTGCTGCCGCGTGCGGACCTGGTCACGCCGAACCTGCCCGAGGCGGCCGCCCTGCTCGGCTGCGACGAGGCGGCGAACGAGGCCGAGATGGTCGAACAGGGGCGCGCGCTCGTCGCGCGCGGCGCGCGCGCCGTGCTGATGAAGGGCGGCCATCTGGCGGGCGCCGCCGACTGCCCCGACTGGCTGATCCGCGCCGACGGCGAACTGCGCATCGGCGGCGAGCGGATCGCCGTCACGCATACGCACGGCACCGGCTGCACGCTGTCGGCCGCGATCGCGGCGCTGCGGCCGCAGCGCGCCGATCTGGCGACGGCCGTGGCCGACGCGAAACGCTATCTGGCCGAGGCGATCGCCGCAAGTACGCGGCTCGAGGTCGGACACGGCATCGGGCCGGTCCATCATTTTCATCGGTGGTGGTGA
- a CDS encoding DUF1853 family protein yields the protein MTAVAQSVPWGGLRDTAVRDLGWLLASADLLAASAEAPLARPWRGPGEAARIAAWLAALDADPAPLAAVLDAARPTRLGRYAETLLEFFAAQAPAWTLVAANLPVRVSGRTLGECDFLLVAPDGERLHWELAVKCYLCAAPDGTAALRDYVGPNLADRFDLKYRRLVDHQLRLSARDEFAFAGQPGPWAARMLVKGWLFYRDGAAVRVPAALDPAHSRGFWIPRGDWPDLAARQPAGTRWVVLPRLAWLAPRRFVEGEGGALDPLDAAALFEAVLARAAPLLVAAVRRGEDGAWHETLRGFIVDDDWPVRALAFAAPGR from the coding sequence ATGACGGCCGTCGCGCAGTCCGTACCGTGGGGCGGGCTGCGCGACACGGCGGTGCGCGATCTCGGCTGGCTGCTGGCCAGCGCCGACCTGCTGGCCGCCTCGGCCGAGGCGCCGCTCGCACGCCCCTGGCGCGGCCCCGGCGAGGCGGCGCGGATCGCCGCGTGGCTGGCCGCGCTCGATGCCGATCCGGCGCCGCTGGCCGCCGTCCTCGACGCGGCACGGCCGACCCGGCTCGGCCGCTACGCCGAGACGCTGCTCGAATTCTTCGCCGCGCAGGCGCCGGCCTGGACGCTGGTCGCCGCGAACCTGCCGGTGCGCGTGAGCGGCCGCACGCTTGGCGAATGCGACTTCCTGCTGGTCGCGCCCGACGGCGAGCGCCTGCACTGGGAACTCGCCGTCAAATGCTATCTGTGCGCCGCGCCGGACGGCACGGCCGCGCTGCGCGACTACGTCGGCCCGAATCTCGCCGATCGCTTCGACCTCAAATATCGCCGGCTCGTCGATCACCAGCTGCGCCTGAGCGCGCGCGACGAGTTCGCGTTCGCCGGCCAGCCAGGGCCATGGGCCGCGCGCATGCTCGTGAAGGGCTGGCTGTTCTATCGCGATGGTGCCGCCGTGAGGGTGCCCGCCGCGCTCGATCCCGCGCATTCGCGAGGCTTCTGGATCCCGCGTGGCGACTGGCCGGATCTGGCGGCGCGGCAGCCGGCCGGCACGCGCTGGGTGGTGCTGCCGCGGCTCGCGTGGCTCGCGCCGCGGCGCTTCGTCGAAGGCGAGGGCGGCGCGCTCGACCCGCTCGACGCGGCGGCGCTGTTCGAGGCGGTGCTGGCGCGCGCGGCGCCATTGCTGGTGGCGGCCGTCAGGCGCGGCGAGGACGGCGCCTGGCACGAGACGCTGCGCGGTTTCATCGTCGATGACGATTGGCCGGTGCGTGCGCTCGCGTTCGCGGCGCCGGGGCGCTGA
- the tsaB gene encoding tRNA (adenosine(37)-N6)-threonylcarbamoyltransferase complex dimerization subunit type 1 TsaB, producing MSAMTQNVLLAIDTSTEFCSVALIAASAGADASSAAPRVWFRHDETGAVSSTRVLPAVRELLDEAGCTLADCIAIAFGAGPGSFTGLRTATGVAQGLAFGRDLPVVPVGTLLACAEHARLNALAAGREPPARVLAALDARMDEAYWADYAWDDAAADWQVLQPASLDAPAALVVPDAAFVLAGNAAAAFGERLPAAARAAFVDAAALPHAVPLAHVAMRAFRAGRTVPADQAAPEYVRNKVAQTTAERLAARALAKGAEKAGGTAKDKGSGR from the coding sequence ATGTCGGCCATGACGCAAAACGTGCTCCTCGCCATCGACACCTCGACCGAATTCTGCTCGGTCGCCCTCATCGCCGCGTCCGCCGGGGCGGACGCTTCCTCCGCCGCGCCGCGCGTCTGGTTCCGCCACGACGAGACGGGTGCCGTCTCCAGCACGCGCGTGCTGCCCGCCGTGCGCGAGCTGCTCGACGAAGCCGGCTGCACGCTGGCCGATTGCATCGCGATCGCGTTCGGCGCCGGCCCCGGCTCGTTCACCGGTTTGCGCACCGCCACCGGCGTCGCGCAGGGGCTCGCGTTCGGCCGCGACCTGCCGGTGGTGCCGGTCGGCACGCTGCTGGCCTGCGCCGAGCATGCGCGGCTCAACGCGCTCGCCGCCGGCCGCGAGCCGCCCGCGCGCGTGCTCGCCGCGCTCGACGCGCGCATGGACGAAGCCTACTGGGCCGACTACGCGTGGGATGACGCCGCCGCCGACTGGCAGGTGTTGCAGCCGGCCTCGCTCGACGCGCCGGCGGCGCTGGTGGTGCCGGACGCCGCGTTCGTGCTGGCCGGCAATGCCGCCGCCGCGTTCGGTGAGCGGCTGCCGGCCGCCGCGCGCGCCGCGTTCGTCGACGCCGCCGCGCTGCCGCACGCCGTGCCGCTCGCCCACGTCGCGATGCGCGCGTTTCGCGCCGGCCGCACCGTGCCGGCCGACCAGGCGGCCCCCGAGTACGTCCGCAACAAGGTCGCGCAGACCACCGCCGAGCGGCTCGCCGCGCGCGCGCTTGCCAAGGGTGCCGAGAAGGCCGGGGGGACGGCGAAGGACAAGGGGAGCGGCCGATGA